In Lathyrus oleraceus cultivar Zhongwan6 chromosome 2, CAAS_Psat_ZW6_1.0, whole genome shotgun sequence, the DNA window GCCAGTAACAACAATCTCAATCTTGCAAGCTACCTGGAAATCTCAACCAAATATTTAAGAACGAGTAGTTTCAAGACGACATCTCCCTCAATCAATTATAAATCTCTCATGATCAAGATCTGAAATCAAAAGAAGGTTGAAGATGCAATAATTTTGCTGCAAGAGCTTTTGAACTTTTAAAAAGAGATAGTGTTGATTTCACAGAAAATCACAATGCTGATTATGACTTCCACATGTTTGAAAAATGATGACAAAATAATTTTATAAGTGCTTGAGATTAAGCTCAATAATTAATAGAAAAAGTTAGTTAGATTTGAATCAAGAGTATTTCATGATTTGAGTCAAACGAGTAAGTGAATTGGAATAATAAAGTAAACTGATTTTGACCCATTTCTCAACTGATTCGAATCAAGAACAAAGTATGATTAAAATTAAAAACCTCATGATTTGAATGAAGTGTAAATTGTGATTTGGATCAATTCAAACAGAGCCAAAAGAGAAATGTGGAAAAATTGTCTAACTCGAATTGGGTGTAAAATctaattcaaattaaatcaagcAGAGGTAACCCATATCattttgattcgaatcaaatgaaAATTCTAATTTGAATCACAAAGTTGGATGATTCAAATCAAGTTAAAAGTCTGGTTTAAATCAGACTGTTTGAAAAATCTTGGTTTGCATCTGTCCAATTTGATTCGAGTCAGAATATGcacatgattcgaatcaagtaCATAAAATCTCAATTTTTTCATGGTTTTCAAAATACTTTGAGATTTTTCTTTGCACCAAACTTGAATCAATAACACACATGGTTCTTATTCCATTGATTCATGCAATTGACTAAAAGCATTATGATTAAGTTCAAATATAACCATTGGTTTATGATGTTAAAAAAAAATCGATTCAAAAATTATTCATAGATGATGTGTAATGATGAAGGAGACTCAATAAACAAAAGTAAATGAAAATGAAAGCGATAAGACAAGCAACAAAACCACAATATTGGGATTCTCCCTCTAAATGTATTAGGGACATGGAACTACATTCTTCCCTCTTTTGAGGCTTGATAAACTTTCATTTAGAGTTGATTCGACTTTGAGCCAAAAGCAAAAACCCTAGTGCTCCTCCTAAAACATTGCACACAATCCACCGCATAAAACAATTCTAGACTCATATTAcaatttctccccctttgacaacatgAAAAAGAAATAGATAGAAATGAGTCTAAAAACCAAATAACCAACCAAAAACAAATAATTCCAGATGAACATGTGAGCTAAACAGCTAAGAAGAATATACAATAACAAAGATTGGATACAGAACACGAAGATATACATGGTCATGCAACAAAATGAAAATAGACATACAACACCAACATTTAACAACAAACGATTAAGTGATCAAAATTATTATGTGAAGGAATGCGTTAGCAACATAAATAATGCATGAACAAGTATATAAATGCTCAAATACACATAATTAGCAACACACATTTAAAACAACTTAAATGAAAAGAAGAACAATCAAAGACATTTGCTAGAGATGAATAAGTAAAATAAAGAAGGTAATAAGAAAACCAATGAACAATTCTAGAACAAACACACATAATGATATAAAATTGGATACAAGAGTTATAGAGACATACCAATGTAGTCGGCTAAAGCTATGATTTTCTACAAAATAGTGTTAGTGAAAACAAAATATACATAGTAAATGGAACTAAACataattcttattttatttaaAGAACGAAGAGTCTAAGACTCCCAAATCCCTATAAATCTTGTGAAAGGGATCTTATGATAAAGGTTTTGTAAAAATGTCAGCAAGTTGACTTAGTGTCAACGTATTCAAAAATAGCATCCCCTTTTTCCACACGATCTCTAAGAAAATGGTGTCGGATCTCAACGTGTTGGTTCCATCAATAAAGTACCAAATTCTTAGCGAAGCTTATTGCACTAGTACTATCAAACTTAATCTGAATGCGGCCAAGTTTTAAATCATAATCTAGTCATTGTTGGTTTAGTCATAAGACTTGTGCACAACTACCAGCAACAACATATTCATCCTCGGTGGTAGAAAGATCAACTTTACGCTACTTATTATTGTGCAAAAAAACTAAATAAATACCAAATAAGTAACATATAACACTAGTAATTTTCCTATCCAACTTGCACCCTGCAAAATCGGAATCAGAAAAACCTACTAAGCTATAAGCATTATCTTTAGGATACCAAAGACCGTGATGAGAGGTGCTGTTAAGATATCTTAAAATACGTTTTACAATCTTAAAGTGAGACTCTTTAGGTGATGATTCATATCTAACACACATGCACACACTAAACATGATATCTAGCCTACCGACGGCTAAATAGAGTAAGTATCTTATTATACCTCTATACTTGGTTATGTCGAAATCCACTCCTCTCTCATATTTGTCAATAAGCGCATTTGAGGCCATAGGTGTTGAGATACTCTTTAAATCTTTCATATCAAACTTCTTGTGAAGCTCTAAGCAGTATTTCGTTTGACTTATGAAAGTGCCTTCTTCAGCTTGATTGATTTGCAATCCCAAGAAATATGTTAGCTCTCCCATAAGTGACATCTCAAATTCTCCCTGCATCAAACTTACAAACTTTCGACAAAGAGATTAATTAGTATATACAAAAATAATACATCTACACATATTTGAACTAAAAGAATATGCTTTGCTTTACATCATATAAACAAAGTGGTGTCCACTTTTCCACGATTGAATTCTTGTTTGATTAAAAGTCTACTCAATCcctcataccaagctcttggagcttgtttgagaccataaCAGTAAGGACTATTGTGATCCTCAAAACCCGAGGCTTCTGAGAAATACACCTCTTCGTTTATATGGCCATTAACAAAAACATATTTAAcatccatttggtaaagcttaaaatccaGGCAGTAAGCGAATGTCAAAAGGAGTCTAATAGCTTCTAGACGAGCTAAAGaagcataagtttcctcatagtcaATTCTTTAAGCTTGGCTATATCCTTTTTCCATtaatcttgctttatttctaATAATTATGCCATTTTCATCCATCTTGTTCCTAAATACTCATCTAGTGTCAATGATAGTTTTATCAATTGGATGCGGAACAAGGTCCCAAATGTCGTTACGCTTAAATTGGATAAGTTATTCTTGCATAGAAAGTAACCATCCCTCACCAAGTAAAGCATCAGATATCGATTTAGGTTCAATCTGAGAAATGAAATCAGAGTACTTACATAAATTATTATCATGTGACCTAGTACTTAATCTTTTGCGACTGCCCAATCTTGAGGTAGTTGGTTCAAGGTCTCTTGTTTTTCATCCTCATGTAAGTTTTTCTCTTTATCGTACTTAATGCCCTCATCCTTTGTTGAAGGAGTAGGATCTTTTTTGGAACTTTCGTTGTTGATCAACATTTTCGTTATCACACTTGAAACCTCAAAACAAATGTCTTTCCCCGTCTTTTGAGGTGAATATTAATCAAAAGCAACATGAATATATTCTTCGACATAAGAATTTCTATGATTGTAAATCTTATAAGTTATACTTATATATGAGCACCCTGAGAATATCCCTTCATCAGACTTATCATCAAATTTACCAAGACTGTCCTTTCtgttatttaaaataaaacatttgcaaCTAAAAATGCGAAAATAAGAAATATTTAGTTTTCTACCTTTAATTAactcatatggtgtcttctctAGGATGGGTCGAATGACCACCCTGTTTAAGACATGGCATGCTATATTAATCGCATCTTCCCAAAAGTACTTAGGTAGGCTCATTTTACTAGTCATGGTCCGGGCCAATTCTTCCAAAATATGATTTTTACGCTCAACAAcaccattttgttatggagttctcAAACCTGAAAAGTTATTAGCAATCCCATTTTTGGTAGAAAAGTTTTGAAATTGATGGTTAacaaattcaccaccatgatcaaTACGAAGTGTGATAATTTTTAAACTAAAAACATTTTGGACAAGCTTAGCAACATCAATAAAAGCCTTAAAAGTTTCATCCTTATTGGTTAAAAATAACGTCCAAGTGAATCTAGACTAGTCATCAACAATCACAAACCCGTAATGGTTTCCTCCTAAACTTCTTGTCCGTGAAGGGACAAACAAGTTTAGGTGGAGAAGCTCGAGAGATTTAGAGGTCGAAACAAACTTTTTCGATTTAAACGACACTCTTGTTTGCTTTTCTATTTGGCAACCATCACACAATTtgtattttaaaattttaattttatgaaGAACAACCACTAGATCATTAGATGTTATTTTATTTACTAAGTCGAAATGCACATGACTTAAGTGCCTATGCCATAACCAAGAATCTTCACCCATGGCTACTAATCACTTAGTTCCATGTATTTACACGTCATATAGATCAAGCATATAGTCATTATCAATCCTAGAACCCTTAAACATAAGGTCCTTACTTACCTTATGCTCAATTAAACAACTAAGAGTATAAAAAAACACGGAATAccctttgtcacataattggctaATGCTAATGTAGTTCCTTTTGGTTGGTTGCATTAGGTAAAACAACATATGTACAAGATGTATTTTAGGAAACATGTGGAATAATATGTGTCGGCATGTGTTCTGGCATTTGAGTTTGTTGATAAGAAGAGTTGTTAAGCTAAAGTGCTTGACCGAACCAGTTAAGCAAGAACTCTTCAGATAAAGTGGACGCTCTGATTTCCCCTGCGCCTTCTCTATGGAACAACCATTCCTTTAATGTCGCGGGTTTTATTGATCATTTTTTCTCCTTCTCTGAGACCTTTTTGGGTGATTACAGGTTGCCTTCTTCTATGTCCCCCACTCAATTATCTAATTTTCTATAGGGTCATCTTGTGAGGTGTTTTCTGGTGGGGGAGAGTGCTAAGATTTAGACACCCTAACACCCTAGGAAGGCTACATTCAGAGGCCCTAAACCTGAAAAAATGCACTCGAGAAGGTGGGATGGCATTAAAGCAGATGAAAATGAGTAAGGATGGTCTGAAAATTCTTGCTGAAGAAGCGGACACTCACACACTTGTTCAATGAGAAGAAATGGAGGGCTTGAAGAAGTCACTCTAGAAATCTTAGAGTACTCTTGAAAGCACAAAGGAGAGGGTCTCGCAGATTATGGATGGCGCCGTATCGGCCTCCATTTATCACTTTTATGAAGTGAGAAGGATGGTAGCCATTATGTATCCCCATGGATCCTTTTAAGGTGGTTCTGGATGAGGAGCTGGTAGACAAAGAGAGATTCCTCCTCCCCATTTTCGTTTTGGTTGTACTTCTTTTTACGTCTTTAGGGATTTTTGTAATTATTTTGAATAATGACTTCCCTATGAGGGAGCCTTTTATATTAACTACATTTActgttaattgtttaattgttttgCCTTAATTCGAAGATATTTGTTGATATGGTTGCCTCTAGGGAGGTAAGGATCAAATCTCGGGGATCTAACGCATATAATCTCCTTCATGGGTGGCAAGGATCCCATCTTGGGGATCCATCACATGTAATCATCTCCATGGGCGGAAAGGATCCCATCTTGGGGACCCGACACGTGCAATCGTCTCCATGGGTGATAAGGATCCCATCTTAGGGATCTAGCACACGTAATCTCCTTTATGGGTGAacatgtaacaccccaaataaagtaaaagaattatttaattaagttaataatatatttaataatttaattaaataaattgaattattggattattattattattttggaataataattattattggaaaatatataagtggaataagagaaaaggttttcatttttggaaaaggtttttacgtgaaaactgagaagctgcagagaagaggaaaagggcaaagagctgtagagcaaaggttggagaacggaaaagcttgaagctcgaagagttgccggattgttaaggtaaggggggtttatcgtcgtttaatgggtattatcgattaacatgtaatgggtagtgataagccgtcgattgaccctaattgggatttagaatgctgagaagttatgttgaataagttgtattgaagctgaaattgaatttgtgtttgagtgtattgtgaatttctgagcgtatagctttttacggaagttgaatcggaggtccggaagtcctccaacgacggaaaaatgcggaaactctgcattctgccttgtgttagcgcagggactgctgttttgcctgcgttaaccggttaacccagggtgttaaccggttaacactgttataaattgtgaaaatgttgagttttgcctgcgttaaccggttaacctatagcgttaaccggttaacactgttgcgttttgcctggaagtgtaattttcctgcgttaaccggttaacctatagcgttaaccgattaacactgttgcagtatgtaaaaatggttgatttttatgatgtaagtgtaattggtgattggcctattgtatccaattgtgataaataaattcgtggagtctatgttgcgaaatgttgatgcaaatatgttgataagttgtttttgtggaaaatattaagttgtaggctgatgagccaaagttgaatataagttgttttgttgaaaatgctgagttgtaggctgatgagccaaagttgatttttaagttgttgttgctgaaaaagctgttatgttgtcgttgttattatgttgttgaactttcaagtcgtacatgccatatacattcatatgcattaagtcggggcttttgctcacaccacgttggcctggattggcaaaattatggggcttttgctcacaccacgttggcctggattggcaaaaattatggggcttttgctcacaccacgttggcctggattggcaaaattttaagttgaaagttgaaggcttatgccttgatgcccactaaactggcaatgattttaagttgggagttttactccaaatggtaccacatgcatgaagagtcgagtctcatttgagttgcatttacgttgtgtttgaatatgatgttgagttgaatatgctgctaccgaatgcatgatatgatgtgggtgattaacgtgtaaagttacttaacataacgtgatgatttataatatttgttatatcgattgaggaactcacccttacagttatatttttcaggtaacgagcagtgagttgagtagaagctagtgcttggagtctagagtggttttagtgggtcatgctctgatagatgtaacatcgggacgggatgttttatttgttgaataaatgttaattttaagatattacagatgttgaatgtttctatccgctgcgaatttttaaagaagtgtttatgttgaattaaataatgagcatgactgatttttacggtgaattatgtgaagtattatgtgacacccttggtgcatgattactctgatattgatttatatgctgttgttttaattaaatatttggggtatttagaagggtgttacattagtggtatcagagcaggtcggtctgtccggccagttgtcgtgtcgttactgtctaacaattgtgtaaatgttattaatctaacgttaagttgtgttgtattgataagttgaaatggctggaaggaatgacgctgcaatggctgccgcaatgcaagcaatggcacaagctgtgcagaacttgccaaatgctggtggtgatgctggatcacgtagcttggcgacttttcaaagagagaatctgccggtgtttaaagggaagcatgatccagatgcagccttgggatggttgaaagagattgagagaatcttccgtgttatggattgcactccagctcagaaggttcggtatggtactcacatgctagcagtcgaagctgatgactggtggctagagactcacgagaggttgacagtggcaggtgaagacattacttgggatgtattccgtagggaatttctgagaaagtattatccagaagatgtccgcggtaagaaggaaattgaattccttgagctgaagcaaggaaacatgtttgtcac includes these proteins:
- the LOC127122151 gene encoding uncharacterized mitochondrial protein AtMg00810-like encodes the protein MGELTYFLGLQINQAEEGTFISQTKYCLELHKKFDMKDLKSISTPMASNALIDKYERGVDFDITKYRGIIRYLLYLAVGRLDIMFSVCMCVRYESSPKESHFKIVKRILRYLNSTSHHGLWYPKDNAYSLVGFSDSDFAGCKLDRKITSVICYLFDYDLKLGRIQIKFDSTSAISFAKNLVACKIEIVVTGADKF